GCGGGGTCGAAGACGCCAGCCGCTATGGGGTCACCGATCGCGCCCGCTTTGCCCTCGGAGATGATGCCCGCGATGCCCTCGCGGTCGAACGTCGCGCGGAGTTCGACGACGGCATCGATCGGGTCCATTCCAGTGTTCGTCGCGAGCGTGCGCGGGATGGCCTCGACCGCGTCGGCGAACGCCTCGACGGCGAGTTGCTTGCGCCCCTCGACACCGCCCGCATTCGAGCGGACGTACTCGGCGATGGCGACTTCGACCGCACCAGCGCCGGGCACGACGCCGCCGGAGTCGATCGCGGCGACCGTCACGTCCACCGCGTCGTTGATCGCGCGTTCGAGTTCGTCGACGACGTGCTCGGTGCCGCCGCGGAGCAGGAGCGTGACCGTCTTCGCCGCCTCCCCGCCCTCGACGAAGGTGAGTTCGTCCTCGCCGAACCGTCGGATCGAGACGCGCTCGGCGCGCCCGAAGTCGGAGGCGTCGAGATCGTTCACGTCGCCCAGCTGTTTCGCGCCGGTCGCGCGGGCGATTGCACGCGCGTCGGAGGTCTTGAGGCTCTCGAAGGCGACGATGCCGTGTTTCGCGAGGCGGTTCTGCACGCGGTCGGAGATCTTCTTCGTGCAGAAGAGCACGTCGACGCCCGCGTCAGCCAGCGCGTCGGCGTAGCGTCGGAGTTCCGAGTCCTCGGCCTCGATAGCCGCTTCGAGCTGGTCGACCGAGGAGATGGTGTATTCCGCGTCGGTCTCGCCCTCGCGGACGTCGAGCTTCGTCGTGAGGACGGCGACCGTGGCGTCCTCGACGGAGCGGGGCATCCCGTCGTTGACGCGCTCTTTGTCGATGACGACGCCCTCGACCAGTTCGGTGGCCGACGACGACGCG
This DNA window, taken from Halobellus sp. LT62, encodes the following:
- the thsA gene encoding thermosome subunit alpha; translation: MSTRMQPLYVLSGSSERTHGDDAQRSNIRAGKAVASAVRTTLGPRGMDKMLVDSSGNVVVTNDGATILEEMDIEHPAAQMIVEVAQTQEDSVGDGTTTASVLTGELLSHAEDLLDDDLHPTVIVEGYNEAARLAQEAIDEQVLDVALDDDVLASVAESSMTGKGTGDVTADALARHVVDAVRAVHDGSDRFDPDDVRVLTRTGASSSATELVEGVVIDKERVNDGMPRSVEDATVAVLTTKLDVREGETDAEYTISSVDQLEAAIEAEDSELRRYADALADAGVDVLFCTKKISDRVQNRLAKHGIVAFESLKTSDARAIARATGAKQLGDVNDLDASDFGRAERVSIRRFGEDELTFVEGGEAAKTVTLLLRGGTEHVVDELERAINDAVDVTVAAIDSGGVVPGAGAVEVAIAEYVRSNAGGVEGRKQLAVEAFADAVEAIPRTLATNTGMDPIDAVVELRATFDREGIAGIISEGKAGAIGDPIAAGVFDPAAVKREAVTAATEAATMIVRIDDVIAAK